The DNA segment TAACTTTTCCAACTCCTCTTTGGCCAAAGGTATCGGTAGGCACACCAAGTCCAAATTAAGGCTCTCCACATATTGCTGGCAATAACCCGGCGCAGTGGTGAACATGTCATGATTTGGCTGAGCAGCCATAAATAATGATTGCTCAAAGCTCGACATCGTTAAGCCAACCTGCCTTTCTCGCCCCATATCATGGAGCACTTCATCCAGCGCCCAAGTCTCGTTCTTTTCCCAAACAATGCCGATATGGCGATAAGCCAAGAAGTTATCTAACGTCCACTCCTGCTCTAGAATCGGGTGGCCGTTACGCACGAACACTTTGGGCAGGTCTGAAAACAGGATCTCATGGTCAATAAAATAAGGCAGTAAATCTAGCGACTCTTTCGAGCGTGGATGGGTTTCACGCCCAGTAAATCCAATATCAATCGCGCCATTGACGATGCCTTCAATCGAATCGTAGTCCCAATGGCTAGTTCTGATTTTCGCCTCTGGATAGTCCTGGTGGATCTTCACCATCAGATCATCTAAAAACGTCAATAAAAGCGGTGACTCCAGTGCGAGATGAAACTCCACACCACGCGCAGCCTGAGTCTGTGCTTTTTCAACGATTTGATTACCAATTTGTGTCCAATCAGCCAAATCTAGCGCCAAACTGTCTACCAGCGGTGTCGAGGCTAATCCTTGTGGCGTTTTGATAAACAGCGGGTCACCAAACGCATTACGAAGTTTCGCCAACGCTTTACTGACGGTTGAAGGCGTCACGCTAAGCCGCTTAGCCACCTTAGTGACGCTCTTTT comes from the Vibrio astriarenae genome and includes:
- the yidZ gene encoding HTH-type transcriptional regulator YidZ, producing the protein MNPSLARLDLNLLLTLQLLIQEKSVTKVAKRLSVTPSTVSKALAKLRNAFGDPLFIKTPQGLASTPLVDSLALDLADWTQIGNQIVEKAQTQAARGVEFHLALESPLLLTFLDDLMVKIHQDYPEAKIRTSHWDYDSIEGIVNGAIDIGFTGRETHPRSKESLDLLPYFIDHEILFSDLPKVFVRNGHPILEQEWTLDNFLAYRHIGIVWEKNETWALDEVLHDMGRERQVGLTMSSFEQSLFMAAQPNHDMFTTAPGYCQQYVESLNLDLVCLPIPLAKEELEKLEIPFTMIWHKRNAYNPKTQWLKEAFRSIVASMH